From one Rhodoferax sp. PAMC 29310 genomic stretch:
- a CDS encoding DUF6516 family protein yields MEYLLGLDGNIEVQNDAGYWVKMEVASVPVTAERPHGIRYSLTLHAPDSTRLIGFDNAHGVKPVGSRFKHAGKRFPYDHRH; encoded by the coding sequence TTGGAATATTTGCTTGGCTTGGATGGCAATATTGAAGTCCAAAATGATGCGGGCTACTGGGTCAAGATGGAGGTTGCGAGTGTGCCCGTAACGGCGGAACGACCGCACGGTATCCGATACAGCCTGACGCTGCATGCGCCGGACAGCACCCGGCTCATTGGTTTTGATAATGCCCATGGCGTGAAGCCGGTAGGCTCGCGTTTTAAGCATGCTGGTAAAAGGTTTCCGTACGACCACCGTCATTGA